The proteins below are encoded in one region of Streptomyces sp. NBC_00490:
- a CDS encoding superoxide dismutase — protein sequence MPVYTLPELPYDYAALAPVISPEIIELHHDKHHAAYVKGANDTLEQLAEARDKETWGAINGLEKNLAFHLSGHILHSIYWHNMTGDGGGEPLAVDGVGQLADAITESFGSFANLKAQLTKASATTQGSGWGVLAHEPLSGRLIVEQVYDHQGNVGQGSVPILVFDAWEHAFYLQYKNQKVDFIEAMWAVVNWQDVARRYEAAKSRPDVLLLAP from the coding sequence ATGCCCGTCTACACGCTTCCTGAACTGCCCTACGACTACGCCGCGCTCGCCCCCGTGATCAGCCCCGAGATCATCGAGCTGCACCACGACAAGCACCACGCGGCGTATGTGAAGGGCGCGAACGACACGCTGGAGCAGCTGGCGGAGGCGCGGGACAAGGAGACGTGGGGGGCGATCAACGGGCTGGAGAAGAACCTGGCCTTCCATCTGTCCGGGCACATCCTGCACTCGATCTACTGGCACAACATGACCGGCGACGGCGGCGGTGAGCCGCTGGCCGTGGACGGGGTGGGCCAGCTCGCGGACGCCATCACCGAGTCGTTCGGGTCGTTCGCGAACCTCAAGGCCCAGCTGACCAAGGCGTCGGCCACGACCCAGGGTTCGGGCTGGGGCGTCCTCGCCCACGAGCCGCTCAGCGGCCGTCTCATCGTCGAGCAGGTCTACGACCACCAGGGCAACGTCGGGCAGGGCTCGGTGCCGATCCTCGTCTTCGACGCCTGGGAGCACGCCTTCTACCTGCAGTACAAGAACCAGAAGGTCGACTTCATCGAGGCGATGTGGGCCGTCGTCAACTGGCAGGACGTGGCCCGGCGTTACGAGGCCGCGAAGTCCCGGCCGGATGTGCTGCTGCTGGCGCCCTGA
- a CDS encoding FGGY-family carbohydrate kinase — protein MSQEAWLGIDLGTQSVRVLVVGADGTVLGSGTAPLAGRRDGPRHEQDPGEWWTAVCTASGAALGNGSRRIAGLAVCGTSGTVLLTDPAGRPVTPALMYDDGRAWAEAERLRSAGLAVQHTWGLPKALWLARTHGRGTVTHQPDLITARLIGRPVPTDSSHALKTAYDVAADAWPDIPGAPGLPDVVRPGTLLGEVCPAAAEATGIPAGTPVIAGMTDGCAAQIASGALREGSWNSVLGTTLVLKGASSVPVHDPTGVVYNHRAPDGSWLPGGASSVGAGVLTAAFAGADPAVMDERAAAHEPAGAIAYPLVSPGERFPFLAPQATALVLGEPAGDADLWAALLQGVAFAERLCLDYLHHLGAPLDGPLAFTGGGARSPYWNQLRADILGRPARIPEQTEPALGMAVLAAHGVTGEALADLAESMVRIRTVVAPRPGRTALFAEPYARLVAELTTRGWLPEPAAAHAYSRLTLDTADS, from the coding sequence ATGTCGCAGGAGGCATGGCTCGGGATCGACCTCGGTACGCAGAGCGTGCGGGTCCTGGTCGTCGGCGCCGACGGCACGGTCCTGGGCAGTGGTACGGCCCCGCTGGCCGGGCGGCGCGACGGGCCGCGGCACGAGCAGGACCCGGGGGAGTGGTGGACGGCGGTGTGCACGGCGTCCGGTGCGGCGCTCGGGAACGGCTCCCGGCGCATCGCGGGTCTCGCGGTGTGCGGCACCTCCGGGACCGTCCTGCTGACGGACCCCGCCGGACGGCCCGTGACCCCCGCGCTGATGTACGACGACGGCCGGGCCTGGGCCGAGGCGGAGCGGCTGCGGTCGGCGGGCCTGGCGGTGCAGCACACCTGGGGACTGCCGAAGGCGCTGTGGCTGGCCCGCACCCATGGCCGGGGAACCGTCACCCACCAGCCCGACCTCATCACCGCCCGGCTGATCGGCCGCCCCGTCCCCACCGACTCCAGCCACGCCCTCAAGACGGCCTACGACGTGGCGGCCGACGCCTGGCCCGACATCCCCGGCGCCCCCGGACTGCCGGACGTCGTGCGTCCCGGCACCCTGCTCGGCGAGGTCTGTCCGGCCGCCGCGGAGGCCACCGGCATCCCCGCCGGCACCCCCGTGATCGCCGGCATGACCGACGGCTGCGCGGCCCAGATCGCGTCCGGCGCCCTGCGCGAGGGCTCCTGGAACTCCGTGCTCGGCACCACCCTCGTCCTCAAGGGCGCGTCCTCCGTCCCCGTCCACGATCCCACCGGCGTCGTCTACAACCACCGTGCGCCGGACGGGAGTTGGCTGCCCGGCGGCGCCTCCAGCGTGGGCGCCGGGGTGCTCACGGCGGCGTTCGCGGGGGCGGATCCGGCGGTGATGGACGAGCGGGCCGCGGCGCACGAGCCGGCCGGCGCCATCGCCTACCCCCTGGTCTCCCCGGGCGAACGCTTCCCCTTCCTCGCCCCGCAGGCCACCGCCCTGGTCCTCGGCGAACCCGCGGGCGACGCCGACCTCTGGGCCGCCCTCCTCCAGGGCGTCGCCTTCGCGGAACGCCTCTGCCTGGACTACCTCCACCACCTCGGCGCCCCCCTCGACGGCCCCCTCGCCTTCACCGGCGGCGGCGCCCGCAGCCCGTACTGGAACCAGCTCCGCGCCGACATCCTGGGCCGCCCGGCCCGCATCCCGGAACAGACCGAACCGGCCCTGGGCATGGCGGTGCTGGCGGCCCACGGCGTCACCGGCGAGGCGCTGGCGGACCTCGCCGAGAGCATGGTCCGCATCCGTACGGTCGTGGCACCGCGCCCCGGCCGCACGGCCCTGTTCGCGGAGCCGTACGCCCGGCTCGTGGCCGAGCTGACCACCCGCGGCTGGCTGCCGGAACCCGCGGCGGCACACGCGTACAGCCGCCTCACCCTGGATACTGCGGACTCATGA
- a CDS encoding histidine phosphatase family protein: MSTTLLLARHGQTVWHAENRYAGVSDVALTDEGRAQAAALGRWAAAHPVDAIWTSPLSRAVITAQPACDALGLTPYREPDLRECDFGVVEGRTLAEFAAEAPGAAEAFRADPVAHPFPGAENPVEAAARGAAALRRIAAAHPSGRVLVVAHNTLFRLVLCELLHIPLRDYRRVFPRLRNAAVTELRVTSDDSSALLSLNVPCEQGES; this comes from the coding sequence ATGAGCACGACCCTGCTGCTGGCCCGCCACGGCCAGACCGTCTGGCACGCCGAGAACCGCTACGCGGGTGTGAGCGACGTGGCCCTCACCGACGAGGGCCGGGCGCAGGCCGCGGCGCTGGGACGGTGGGCCGCCGCGCACCCGGTCGACGCGATCTGGACGTCCCCGCTCTCCCGGGCCGTCATCACGGCACAGCCCGCCTGCGACGCCCTCGGCCTCACCCCGTACCGCGAACCCGACCTGCGCGAATGCGACTTCGGGGTGGTGGAGGGCCGTACCCTCGCCGAGTTCGCGGCCGAGGCCCCCGGGGCGGCGGAGGCGTTCCGTGCCGATCCGGTGGCGCACCCGTTCCCCGGCGCCGAGAACCCGGTCGAGGCCGCGGCACGGGGAGCGGCCGCCCTGCGCCGCATCGCGGCCGCCCACCCCTCGGGGCGCGTCCTGGTGGTCGCCCACAACACCCTGTTCCGTCTGGTGCTGTGCGAACTGCTGCACATCCCCCTGCGCGACTACCGGCGGGTGTTCCCTCGGCTACGTAACGCGGCGGTCACCGAACTGCGTGTGACCAGCGACGATTCCTCCGCACTTCTCTCCCTGAATGTGCCCTGTGAGCAGGGTGAGTCGTAG
- a CDS encoding SAM-dependent methyltransferase produces MTEIDTSVPHSARIWNYWLGGKDNYPVDEAAGDAYTAVFPGIVTIARSSRAFLGRTIRYLVEEAGVRQFLDVGTGLPTVDNTHEVAQRSAPESKIVYVDNDPLVLAHARALLTSTPEGVTAYEDLSLYDPERILQAAAKTLDLTRPTALIMSGILGHVTDYDQARELVSRLLAGLPSGSYLSLNEGSRGTDPDYEHAQDSYNETGAVPYFLRPIEQITGYFEGLELVDPGVVSVPLWRPDTDTTPTPIGQHGGVGRKP; encoded by the coding sequence ATGACGGAGATCGACACCTCGGTGCCTCACTCGGCCCGCATCTGGAACTACTGGCTGGGCGGCAAGGACAACTACCCCGTGGACGAGGCGGCCGGCGATGCCTACACCGCCGTCTTCCCCGGCATCGTCACCATCGCCCGCAGCAGCCGCGCCTTCCTCGGCCGCACCATCCGGTACCTGGTGGAGGAGGCGGGCGTACGCCAGTTCCTGGACGTCGGCACCGGGCTCCCCACCGTCGACAACACCCATGAGGTAGCGCAGCGCAGCGCCCCCGAGTCGAAGATCGTCTACGTCGACAACGACCCGCTCGTCCTGGCCCACGCCCGCGCCCTGCTCACCTCGACACCGGAGGGCGTGACGGCGTACGAGGACCTGAGCCTGTACGACCCGGAGCGCATCCTCCAGGCGGCGGCCAAGACCCTCGACCTCACCCGGCCGACGGCCCTGATCATGAGTGGCATCCTCGGCCACGTCACCGACTACGACCAGGCCCGCGAGCTCGTCAGCCGCCTCCTGGCCGGCCTCCCCTCGGGCAGCTACCTCTCGCTCAACGAGGGGTCCCGGGGCACCGACCCGGACTACGAACACGCCCAGGACTCCTACAACGAGACCGGCGCCGTCCCGTACTTCCTGCGCCCGATCGAGCAGATCACCGGGTACTTCGAGGGGCTGGAGCTGGTGGACCCGGGCGTCGTGTCCGTGCCTCTGTGGCGCCCGGACACGGACACGACTCCCACGCCGATCGGCCAGCACGGCGGCGTGGGCCGCAAGCCCTGA